The sequence CGCGCCGGTGGAGATCGTGCGCGACCGCTGGTGGACCCCGCATGTCCGTGCCGCGTCGATTGCGGATGCGCTCTTCGGCCTCGGCTTCGTCCACGCGCAGGACCGGCTCTTTCAGATGGACCTGGCGCGCCGTGCCGCGGCAGGGCGGCTGTCAGAGGTTATCGGCCCGCCCACCGTCGAGATCGACCGCTACTACCGCACGCTCGGCTTGCAGGCTGTCGCTGAGGCCGAATGGAACCGCACGCCGCCCGAATGGCGGCGCTATCTTGAGGCGTACGCGGCCGGAGTGAATGCGGCACGCGCGATGCTCCCGCCGCCGATCGAGACGTTCCTCCTGCGCTACCGCATCGAGCCGTGGCAGCCGGTTGACTCGCTTGCGCTCACGCGGCTGCTCTCCACCAGCCTGACAATGAACTGGGAGTCTGAACTCGCGCGCTGGCAGTTGGCGATGCGCTACAGCGGCCGGAAGGTCTGGGCGAATGAGCAGCCGGAGCGGCGGCCGGAGGAGTCGCTCTTTGTGCCGGCGCTCGGCCTGAGCAACGCCTGGGCGGTCTCAGGCGCTCGGAGCGTCACCGGTCATCCCCTGCTCTCCGGCGACCCGCATCTGCGTGCTAGCCTTCCCCCAAGCCTGCATCTGAGCCATGTTCAGGGCGGCGACCTCGACGTTATCGGCGCGTCGATGCCCGGCGTTCCTGGGATCCTGCTCGGCCATAACCAGCGGATCGCTTGGTCGGTGACCGCGGCGCTGACCGACTGCCAAGACCTGTTCATCGAGGAGTTCGACCTCGACGGGCGCTACCGCCGCGGCCGTGAGTGGCGGCAGGCGGAAGTTCGTGTCGAGCGGATCCGCGTTCGGGGCGCGCCGGAGGTGGTGGTCCGCGCCCTCTCGACCGACCGGGGACCGATCATCTCCACGGTGCTTGATGGCGACCTGCCCCCGCTCGCTCTTTCAAGCTCGGTTCTCGTGAGCGAGCCGAACACCATGCCGGCGCTGCTGGGGCTGAACCTCGCGCGGGATTGGGAGAGCTTTCGCGCCGCCCTCCGCTGGTGGACCTACCCGCCGCTCAACTTCATCTATGCCGACGTTGACGGGCATATCGGCTACCAGCTCGCCGGCTTCCATCCGCGCCGCGGCGAAGGGAGCGGGGTGCTGCCCCTCCATGCCGCCGACAGCCCCGGCTGGGAAGGCTGGGTTTCGTTCGATGAGCTGCCCAGCCAATTCGACCCGCCGGAAGGACAGGTTGTCTCCGCCAACCAGCCGCCAGGCCCCGGCTACCCCTTCCTCGGCTTCGATATGTTCGACTCCAGCCGCTATGAGCGGATTGTCGCACTGCTCGCGGAGACCGAGCGGCATTCGATCGACAGTTTTCGTCGTCTTCTCGCTGACTGGTATTCTGCGCCCCTCCACCGCTTCGCCGAGGCCTTGCTGGCGGCGCGGCCGCGCCGGGCGCTCGAAGCACACGCGCTCGCCCTGCTTCGCGAATGGGACGGCCAGCTGCTCCCCGAGAGCGCCGCGGCGGCAGTGGCCCAAGTTGCGCTGCGCCGGCTGATCGATGAGCATGCCGATGCGGAATTCGGCGAGCTCGCGCCGCTCTGGCTCGGCTTCGGCCCCCATGTTGCAGCTCCGTTCAACAGCTATTCCTACCGGAACCGAACGATCATCCTCGGGATGGTCGAGCAGTGGCGAAAAGAGGCGAGCTGGCCCGAGCGCGCCTCTCGCGTGCTCGCTGCTGCTGTCGAGGAACTGGAGGCGACCCTCGGGGGTCCTGAGCGCTGGGCGTGGGGCCGGCTGCACGTGCTCCACGTGCGCCACCCGCTCGGGGTGATGCCGGGCGTGGCGCGGCTGCTGAACCGCGGTCCGTTTCCGCTCGGCGGCGATCAGTCGACGGTGTTTCAGTCGGCGCTCGCGCCCAGCGACCGCTACGGTGCCTCGGCGGCAACGCCGGCTGTCCGCCAGATTTTTGACCTTGCCGACTGGGACCGCTCGCGAGCGGTCCTGCCCGGCGGCCAGTCGGGCGCGCCCTTCAGCCCCTACTATGCCGACCAGCTCGACGACTGGCTGGCAGTGCGTGACCATCCTTTGCCGTTTACTCGCGCCGCCGTCGACAAGGAGGCAGTGGCGCGGCTCCGGCTGACCCCGTCGAACGCGCCGACAACCCGCTGAAGTGAGCGTGATACAATCCTGCGCGTCCCGCTGGTCAGACGGGAGCAAAGCAGTCCGATCGACACTGGGGTCGATCTGTGGGAGGATGACCGATGGCCGAACCAATCCAGCGCAACCTCGCGATGGAGCTTGTGCGCGTCACCGAGGCGGCCGCGATGGCTGCAGCCCGATTTATGGGGCGGGGCGATAAAGACGCGGCCGACCAAGCGGCAGTGGACGCGATGCGCTACGTCCTCAGCTCGGTGGACATGGATGGCGTCGTCGTCATCGGCGAGGGCGAGAAAGACGAAGCGCCGATGCTCTATATCGGCGAGGAGATCGGCAACGGGCGCGGCCCGCTGACCGACGTTGCGGTCGACCCGATCGACGGTACCCGGCTGCTTGCCAATGGATTGCCGAATGCGCTCTCGGTTGTCGCGCTCTCTGAGCGCGGGACGATGCTGCGCGTGCCGCGCGAGATCGTCTACATGGACAAGATCGCGGTAGGAGCGGAAGCGAAAGGCGTGATCGACATCACGGCGCCGGTCGCGGCCAATCTCAAAGCAGTGGCGCGGGCGACGGGAAAGGCAGTGCAGGAATTGACCGTCGTCATTCTGGACCGGCCGCGCCATCAGCAGATCATCAGTGAGGTGCGTGCCGCCGGAGCGCGATTGAAGCTGATTACCGACGGCGACGTCGCCGGGGCGATCATGGCGGCGATGGAGGAGTTCAGCGGCATCGATATGCTCCTTGGGATCGGCGGCGCACCGGAGGCGGTGATCGCGGCGGCCGCTCTGAAGTGCTTGGGCGGCGATATGCAGTGCCGGTTCGCGCCCCGCAACGACGAAGAGGCGCGCGCTGCCGAGGCGGCCGGCTTCTCCCCAAGCCGGGTGTTCCATATCGACGATCTAGTCGCGGGAGATGACATCTTCTTCGCGGCAACCGGCATTACTGACGGTGAGCTCGTCCACGGCGTGCGCTATCGCGGGAAGCGGCTGACGACAGAGTCGATCGTCATGCGGAGCCGCTCCGGCACGGTTCGCCGGATCTTCGCCAGTCACGACCTGCGCAAGTTGGCGGCGATCTCCGAAATCCGGTACAGCGGCGACGAATCTGAGCGCGTTTCGGCGCCCGCGGCGGAGCTGGCGAGCCGCTAAGCCCCTTGTCGCGATGCGCTTCTTTTCCTGCTCCCGAACGGGAGACAGCGCGCCGTGACGGCGGTCGACCTCTTCCGCGCGGCGATCCGGTGGCTCCATGTCCTCGCCGCGGTCGGCTGGATCGGCGGGGGGCTCTTCTATTGGTTGGTGCTGAATCACGTCTGGGCTGATGCCGGCGTCAAACAGCGCTCGGCAGAAGTGCGCGCCCTGATCGCGCGCCGTTTCCGCGAGGTGACTGCTACCTGCATTCTTGTCGTCGTTGTCACCGGAGTGATTATCACCGTCGACCGGCTCACCGACCCGCGGGTCTCAATCGAGTACGTGGTGCTCCTGGCGATCAAGCTGGCGCTGGTCGCCTTCATGTATGTTGTCTTCCGACAACTCGATGACCGACGCGCTCCCCGGCGCTGGGCGACCCCGGAAGCGATACTCGGCGCGGGCGTGCTGGTGTTTTTGGTGACGGTCGTTCTTCGGCTGGTCTATGAGGCGGCGCTCCGTGCCGCGATCATCGGCTAGACGGCTCCGGCGGCGGGTCGACCATCGGCAGGAGCGTTTCTGGCGCCGGCCGGCGCTTGCGGCTGCCCGGCTCGAGCAGGCCGGTCAAAAAGCTGTGCAGCGCTGCTGCTGTCTGGTGCGTCAGGACGAGCGTGAGGGCGCCGATGTTCTCGAGGCCGTCGCCCGCTTCGCTGCGCGGCTGCTTCATCGAAACGACGCCCAGTTCGATCGCCCACGCTCCCGCAAGGCGCCGAACCCCGGGCTCGGGGACAAACTGTTCCGGCGCAGCGATCACCGCCACCTCAAGCGGCCCGTGCCGCTCGGCGAGGAGGTCGAGGTCGCGTTTGATCGAAGACTCGCTCATGCTCCCGCTCGGCACGATTCTATCACCCGGCTATACTCGCAGCAGCGAAGGAGGGGAGAATGCCGGAACGAGTGCGCGTGGTCGTCTCTGGCGCGGCGGGGAAGATGGGACGGGAAATCTGTGCGGCAGTCGCCCGAGACCCGGAGCTGGAACTGGTCGGCGGGATCGACATCGCGCCCCCGCCCGCCGGGAGCGCTCTCCCGTGGTCAGCTGACCCGTTCGCCCTCGTCCGCAGTGTGCGTCCGCGGGTCGTCGTCGACTTTTCTACCGCCTCGGCGACGCTTGGGGTGGTTCACGCCGCCCTAGAGGCGGGCGCCTCGCCCGTGGTCGGGACAAGCGGGCTGACCGAGGCGATGGTCGCGGAGATCCGCGACGCCGCGGCGGCGCGCGGGGTCGGCGCGGCAGTCGTTCCGAACTTTGCCCTCGGCGCGGTGCTGATGATGCATTTCGCCGCGATTGCTGCCCGCTATTTCGACGCCGTCGAGGTCATTGAAGCGCATCATGAGACCAAGCAGGATGCGCCGTCAGGCACCGCCCTCGCGACGGCGCAGCACATGGTGGCAGCGCGCGGGCGCGAGTTCCTCCGCGCTATCCCGGAGAAGGAGACAATCCTCGGCAGCCGCGGCGCCCATTACGCTGGCGTCTCGATCCACAGTTTGCGGCTGCCAGGGGTAGTCGCGCGCCAAGAGGTGATCTTTGGCGCCTTGGGCCAGTATCTCACGATTGCACACGACACGACGAGCCGTGAGGCATATTTACCGGGGGTCATGCTCGCCATTAAGGCGATCGTTGGCCGGAACGATTTTGTCTACGGCCTTGCGCCCCTGCTGGGGCTAGGCAGCTAGGCGG comes from Dehalococcoidia bacterium and encodes:
- the dapB gene encoding 4-hydroxy-tetrahydrodipicolinate reductase, with the protein product MPERVRVVVSGAAGKMGREICAAVARDPELELVGGIDIAPPPAGSALPWSADPFALVRSVRPRVVVDFSTASATLGVVHAALEAGASPVVGTSGLTEAMVAEIRDAAAARGVGAAVVPNFALGAVLMMHFAAIAARYFDAVEVIEAHHETKQDAPSGTALATAQHMVAARGREFLRAIPEKETILGSRGAHYAGVSIHSLRLPGVVARQEVIFGALGQYLTIAHDTTSREAYLPGVMLAIKAIVGRNDFVYGLAPLLGLGS
- a CDS encoding penicillin acylase family protein — encoded protein: MITRAVYFPLLSFLLGAAVAAPLGYIGARRAIERRRALPRVVSGISAPVEIVRDRWWTPHVRAASIADALFGLGFVHAQDRLFQMDLARRAAAGRLSEVIGPPTVEIDRYYRTLGLQAVAEAEWNRTPPEWRRYLEAYAAGVNAARAMLPPPIETFLLRYRIEPWQPVDSLALTRLLSTSLTMNWESELARWQLAMRYSGRKVWANEQPERRPEESLFVPALGLSNAWAVSGARSVTGHPLLSGDPHLRASLPPSLHLSHVQGGDLDVIGASMPGVPGILLGHNQRIAWSVTAALTDCQDLFIEEFDLDGRYRRGREWRQAEVRVERIRVRGAPEVVVRALSTDRGPIISTVLDGDLPPLALSSSVLVSEPNTMPALLGLNLARDWESFRAALRWWTYPPLNFIYADVDGHIGYQLAGFHPRRGEGSGVLPLHAADSPGWEGWVSFDELPSQFDPPEGQVVSANQPPGPGYPFLGFDMFDSSRYERIVALLAETERHSIDSFRRLLADWYSAPLHRFAEALLAARPRRALEAHALALLREWDGQLLPESAAAAVAQVALRRLIDEHADAEFGELAPLWLGFGPHVAAPFNSYSYRNRTIILGMVEQWRKEASWPERASRVLAAAVEELEATLGGPERWAWGRLHVLHVRHPLGVMPGVARLLNRGPFPLGGDQSTVFQSALAPSDRYGASAATPAVRQIFDLADWDRSRAVLPGGQSGAPFSPYYADQLDDWLAVRDHPLPFTRAAVDKEAVARLRLTPSNAPTTR
- the glpX gene encoding class II fructose-bisphosphatase — its product is MAEPIQRNLAMELVRVTEAAAMAAARFMGRGDKDAADQAAVDAMRYVLSSVDMDGVVVIGEGEKDEAPMLYIGEEIGNGRGPLTDVAVDPIDGTRLLANGLPNALSVVALSERGTMLRVPREIVYMDKIAVGAEAKGVIDITAPVAANLKAVARATGKAVQELTVVILDRPRHQQIISEVRAAGARLKLITDGDVAGAIMAAMEEFSGIDMLLGIGGAPEAVIAAAALKCLGGDMQCRFAPRNDEEARAAEAAGFSPSRVFHIDDLVAGDDIFFAATGITDGELVHGVRYRGKRLTTESIVMRSRSGTVRRIFASHDLRKLAAISEIRYSGDESERVSAPAAELASR